GCCAAAGCGTCATAATCATATTTTTTCACCTGGGTCACAAGCTCTTTCCAGTTTTCAACGCGCCCGGTTGCGATGCCGTCTTTCATTTGTGCAATCAGGCGCAGCGGCTTTTTGAGCTCCAGTATCTCCGCATCGATCCCCAGCTGGGTACGGGCTGCAGAAACTGCGTTGATTGACTGATAATCCGCCTTGTTGACTACCACCAGAACTCTGTTCGAATCTACTTCCTGCAGAAAAACCTTTCCCTGGAGGAAGAGGTCTAACTGGCTTCCTTCAACATAAAGGCTATTTGAAGGCATTTCATTCAGATCTGAGGCATTGACCACGTTGGGATGAAGGATCAGTTTCTCGCAGCAGGCACCGAGCAGGCGGGCAGCCGGAGCTGCGTCCCCGCAATGTCCGCCGACTTCGCAGCCGATACCGGTCGGAACGATCATTACTACATTCATCAAAAACCTCCAGCTAAATTACAAGACTTGGCTTTCAGTAATTATTTCCCAGTTGAACTGGTTTGGCAAGACAAGGGATGCGGCATTTGGCGGCACAAGCCCATGCTAAGAGGTCACGATGTTTTCTGCCATCGCAGATGACCTTTTTCAGGGAAAATTGAAATTTAGCTGGATTTCAATGTCAGAATATTGAGGGATTAACCGTAGTTTCTCTTTTTATCCTTGGTGCTGTCTTTACATCTGTAATAAGATTAGCGATCCTCACGTGTCCTGAATTTCTGGCAATCTGAGCTGCGCTGCAACCGGTCTGATCCAGAAGGTTCCTGTCGGCCCCCTTCTCAAGAAGCAACTCGGCCATCTTCTGATTCCCTGTGGCAGCAGCATACATAAGAGCAGTGGCTCCCTGGTTGTTCCTGGCATCAAGCTTCACACCTTTCCCGATCAGGTATTCAGCAATCTCGTCACGGCCAGTGAAGATTGCACACATCAGAGGAGTCACCTGCCTCTTGTCCCCTGCA
The DNA window shown above is from Candidatus Wallbacteria bacterium and carries:
- a CDS encoding DUF3326 domain-containing protein; translated protein: MNVVMIVPTGIGCEVGGHCGDAAPAARLLGACCEKLILHPNVVNASDLNEMPSNSLYVEGSQLDLFLQGKVFLQEVDSNRVLVVVNKADYQSINAVSAARTQLGIDAEILELKKPLRLIAQMKDGIATGRVENWKELVTQVKKYDYDALAIATPITISRPALEKYFKHGGVNPVGGVEAVASKLIAAGIGKPV